A single window of Nicotiana tomentosiformis chromosome 1, ASM39032v3, whole genome shotgun sequence DNA harbors:
- the LOC104104320 gene encoding peptidyl-prolyl cis-trans isomerase: MANPKVFFDLTIGGAPAGRVVMELYADTVPKTAENFRALCTGEKGVGRMGKPLHYKGSTFHRVIPGFMCQGGDFTAGNGTGGESIYGAKFADENFKRKHTGPGILSMANAGPGTNGSQFFICTAKTEWLDGKHVVFGQVVEGYDVIKKAEAVGSGSGRCSKPVVVADCGQLS; the protein is encoded by the coding sequence ATGGCAAACCCAAAGGTGTTCTTTGACCTTACCATCGGCGGCGCACCAGCTGGCCGTGTGGTGATGGAGCTCTATGCCGACACCGTTCCTAAGACGGCAGAGAACTTCCGCGCTCTCTGCACCGGCGAGAAAGGCGTCGGAAGGATGGGCAAGCCTTTGCACTACAAAGGCTCAACCTTCCACCGTGTGATCCCAGGGTTCATGTGTCAAGGAGGTGATTTCACCGCCGGAAACGGTACCGGAGGTGAATCAATCTACGGTGCCAAATTCGCCGACGAGAACTTCAAGAGGAAGCACACCGGTCCAGGAATCCTCTCCATGGCTAATGCTGGACCCGGAACCAACGGTTCTCAGTTCTTCATCTGTACCGCTAAGACTGAGTGGCTCGACGGCAAGCACGTTGTGTTCGGTCAAGTTGTTGAAGGCTATGATGTGATTAAGAAGGCTGAGGCTGTTGGATCTGGATCTGGAAGGTGCTCCAAGCCTGTTGTGGTTGCTGACTGTGGTCAACTCTCCTAG